The Triticum dicoccoides isolate Atlit2015 ecotype Zavitan chromosome 6A, WEW_v2.0, whole genome shotgun sequence genome has a window encoding:
- the LOC119316289 gene encoding serine/threonine-protein kinase BLUS1-like isoform X2, with the protein MGSKEKGKRGDGGASPRARKGEFPIRAEDYELMEPIGDGATAVVRRARCLPLGGEVVAVKIMNLSLRSEADVNNASEEVKTMILTDHPNLLSAYCSFTQDENLWIVMPYMAGGSCFHLMKSSFPKGFEEERFIAFVLRETLRGLEYLHGKGHIHRDVKAGNILLDQHKGVKLADFGISASVYDSMINRNGKRHTLVGTPCWMAPEVMEQKEYDFKADIWSFGITALELANGHAPFSSQPPAKVFLMTLQHAPPSLHNTKDKKFSNSFKRMIGACLIKDPSKRPTAQMLLQLPFFKKVKSEDNHVKCMLNKVPSLVARVQTINENEAKLQAEKKPHDKIKEKTSHDEYWRGISQWHFDIEDLKAQAELYSEENDSDEEEYLRFLFELDTVDEIVPLQDVRPQNHASDDKKIVGTEIVETPSSTTPILIPQSGKQLENGPPNGLARHESFERHSKVPTKQLSRAVSNVTCMDEYVEKTAIQKGRFKVTTEETEASTHREKELLERIACLERMLQVTQDEVVRLKEKEAKGAVPCVQQNSKVQGL; encoded by the exons ATGGGGTCCAAGGAGAAGGGGAAGCGCGGGGATGGAGGGGCGTCGCCGAGGGCGAGGAAGGGGGAGTTCCCCATCCGCGCCGAGGATTACGAGCTGATGGAGCCAATCGGCGACGGCGCCACGGCCGTCGTGCGCCGCGCCCGCTGCCTCCCGCTCGGCGGCGAGGTCGTCGCCGTCAAGATTATGAACCTCTCCCTGCGCTCCGAAGCCGACGTC AATAACGCCTCTGAAGAGGTCAAGACCATGATCCTGACGGATCACCCCAACCTCCTCAGCGCCTACTGCTCCTTCACCCAGGACGAGAACCTGTGGATCGTCATGCCCTACATGGCCGGGGGCTCCTGCTTCCACCTCATGAAATCCTCCTTCCCCAAAGGCTTCGAGGAGGAGAGGTTCATAGCCTTCGTGCTCCGTGAGACGCTCAGGGGCCTCGAGTACCTGCACGGCAAAGGCCACATACACCGAGACGTCAAG GCTGGAAACATATTGCTTGATCAGCACAAAGGAGTGAAGCTTGCGGATTTCGGAATTAGCGCCAGCGTTTATGACTCGATGATCAACAGGAACGGCAAAAGGCACACGCTTGTCGGCACGCCCTGCTG GATGGCACCTGAAGTGATGGAGCAAAAGGAATACGACTTTAA GGCAGACATTTGGTCTTTCGGAATAACTGCACTAGAACTAGCTAATGGCCACGCCCCTTTCTCTAGCCAACCTCCAGCAAAG GTCTTTCTTATGACGTTACAACATGCTCCTCCATCTCTTCATAACACAAAGGACAAGAAGTTTTCAAAT TCATTTAAGCGAATGATTGGTGCATGTTTGATAAAAGATCCATCCAAGAGGCCAACTGCGCAAATGTTACTGCAACTTCCGTTCTTCAAAAAAGTGAAGTCCGAGGATAATCATGTAAAATGCATGCTAAATAAAGTGCCATCTTTGGTTGCTAGGGTGCAAACTATAAAT GAGAATGAAGCAAAGTTGCAAGCAGAGAAGAAACCACACGATAAAATcaaagagaagacatcacat GACGAATATTGGAGAGGTATTAGTCAGTGGCACTTTGATATCGAGGACTTGAAAGCACAGGCTGAATTG TACTCGGAAGAGAATGATAGTGACGAAGAGGAGTACCTGCGTTTCCTATTTGAACTTGATACCGTGGATGAAATTGTTCCACTTCAAGATGTGCGTCCACAAAATCATGCTAGTGATGATAAGAAG ATTGTAGGTACTGAAATAGTAGAAACGCCAAGCTCAACAACTCCAATACTGATACCTCAAAG TGGGAAACAACTTGAGAATGGACCCCCTAATGGCCTTGCACGCCATGAGTCATTTGAACGACATTCAAAAGTACCTACCAAGCAACTTTCAAGAGCAG TTTCCAATGTTACGTGTATGGATGAATATGTAGAAAAAACAGCCATTCAAAAGGGTCGCTTTAAAGTAACAACGGAAGAAACG GAAGCATCTACACACAGGGAGAAGGAACTACTCGAACGTATTGCATGTTTAGAGAGGAT GCTCCAGGTTACCCAAGATGAGGTTGTGAGGCTTAAAGAAAAGG AGGCAAAAGGAGCAGTGCCATGCGTCCAACAAAATAGCAAAGTACAAGGGTTGTAG
- the LOC119316289 gene encoding serine/threonine-protein kinase BLUS1-like isoform X3 — MGSKEKGKRGDGGASPRARKGEFPIRAEDYELMEPIGDGATAVVRRARCLPLGGEVVAVKIMNLSLRSEADVNNASEEVKTMILTDHPNLLSAYCSFTQDENLWIVMPYMAGGSCFHLMKSSFPKGFEEERFIAFVLRETLRGLEYLHGKGHIHRDVKAGNILLDQHKGVKLADFGISASVYDSMINRNGKRHTLVGTPCWMAPEVMEQKEYDFKADIWSFGITALELANGHAPFSSQPPAKVFLMTLQHAPPSLHNTKDKKFSNSFKRMIGACLIKDPSKRPTAQMLLQLPFFKKVKSEDNHVKCMLNKVPSLVARVQTINENEAKLQAEKKPHDKIKEKTSHDEYWRGISQWHFDIEDLKAQAELYSEENDSDEEEYLRFLFELDTVDEIVPLQDVRPQNHASDDKKIVGTEIVETPSSTTPILIPQSGKQLENGPPNGLARHESFERHSKVPTKQLSRAVSNVTCMDEYVEKTAIQKGRFKVTTEETEASTHREKELLERIACLERMLQVTQDEVVRLKEKDAKG, encoded by the exons ATGGGGTCCAAGGAGAAGGGGAAGCGCGGGGATGGAGGGGCGTCGCCGAGGGCGAGGAAGGGGGAGTTCCCCATCCGCGCCGAGGATTACGAGCTGATGGAGCCAATCGGCGACGGCGCCACGGCCGTCGTGCGCCGCGCCCGCTGCCTCCCGCTCGGCGGCGAGGTCGTCGCCGTCAAGATTATGAACCTCTCCCTGCGCTCCGAAGCCGACGTC AATAACGCCTCTGAAGAGGTCAAGACCATGATCCTGACGGATCACCCCAACCTCCTCAGCGCCTACTGCTCCTTCACCCAGGACGAGAACCTGTGGATCGTCATGCCCTACATGGCCGGGGGCTCCTGCTTCCACCTCATGAAATCCTCCTTCCCCAAAGGCTTCGAGGAGGAGAGGTTCATAGCCTTCGTGCTCCGTGAGACGCTCAGGGGCCTCGAGTACCTGCACGGCAAAGGCCACATACACCGAGACGTCAAG GCTGGAAACATATTGCTTGATCAGCACAAAGGAGTGAAGCTTGCGGATTTCGGAATTAGCGCCAGCGTTTATGACTCGATGATCAACAGGAACGGCAAAAGGCACACGCTTGTCGGCACGCCCTGCTG GATGGCACCTGAAGTGATGGAGCAAAAGGAATACGACTTTAA GGCAGACATTTGGTCTTTCGGAATAACTGCACTAGAACTAGCTAATGGCCACGCCCCTTTCTCTAGCCAACCTCCAGCAAAG GTCTTTCTTATGACGTTACAACATGCTCCTCCATCTCTTCATAACACAAAGGACAAGAAGTTTTCAAAT TCATTTAAGCGAATGATTGGTGCATGTTTGATAAAAGATCCATCCAAGAGGCCAACTGCGCAAATGTTACTGCAACTTCCGTTCTTCAAAAAAGTGAAGTCCGAGGATAATCATGTAAAATGCATGCTAAATAAAGTGCCATCTTTGGTTGCTAGGGTGCAAACTATAAAT GAGAATGAAGCAAAGTTGCAAGCAGAGAAGAAACCACACGATAAAATcaaagagaagacatcacat GACGAATATTGGAGAGGTATTAGTCAGTGGCACTTTGATATCGAGGACTTGAAAGCACAGGCTGAATTG TACTCGGAAGAGAATGATAGTGACGAAGAGGAGTACCTGCGTTTCCTATTTGAACTTGATACCGTGGATGAAATTGTTCCACTTCAAGATGTGCGTCCACAAAATCATGCTAGTGATGATAAGAAG ATTGTAGGTACTGAAATAGTAGAAACGCCAAGCTCAACAACTCCAATACTGATACCTCAAAG TGGGAAACAACTTGAGAATGGACCCCCTAATGGCCTTGCACGCCATGAGTCATTTGAACGACATTCAAAAGTACCTACCAAGCAACTTTCAAGAGCAG TTTCCAATGTTACGTGTATGGATGAATATGTAGAAAAAACAGCCATTCAAAAGGGTCGCTTTAAAGTAACAACGGAAGAAACG GAAGCATCTACACACAGGGAGAAGGAACTACTCGAACGTATTGCATGTTTAGAGAGGAT GCTCCAGGTTACCCAAGATGAGGTTGTGAGGCTTAAAGAAAAGG ATGCAAAAGGGTAA
- the LOC119316289 gene encoding serine/threonine-protein kinase BLUS1-like isoform X1 codes for MGSKEKGKRGDGGASPRARKGEFPIRAEDYELMEPIGDGATAVVRRARCLPLGGEVVAVKIMNLSLRSEADVNNASEEVKTMILTDHPNLLSAYCSFTQDENLWIVMPYMAGGSCFHLMKSSFPKGFEEERFIAFVLRETLRGLEYLHGKGHIHRDVKAGNILLDQHKGVKLADFGISASVYDSMINRNGKRHTLVGTPCWMAPEVMEQKEYDFKADIWSFGITALELANGHAPFSSQPPAKVFLMTLQHAPPSLHNTKDKKFSNSFKRMIGACLIKDPSKRPTAQMLLQLPFFKKVKSEDNHVKCMLNKVPSLVARVQTINENEAKLQAEKKPHDKIKEKTSHDEYWRGISQWHFDIEDLKAQAELYSEENDSDEEEYLRFLFELDTVDEIVPLQDVRPQNHASDDKKIVGTEIVETPSSTTPILIPQSGKQLENGPPNGLARHESFERHSKVPTKQLSRAVSNVTCMDEYVEKTAIQKGRFKVTTEETEASTHREKELLERIACLERMLQVTQDEVVRLKEKAEAKGAVPCVQQNSKVQGL; via the exons ATGGGGTCCAAGGAGAAGGGGAAGCGCGGGGATGGAGGGGCGTCGCCGAGGGCGAGGAAGGGGGAGTTCCCCATCCGCGCCGAGGATTACGAGCTGATGGAGCCAATCGGCGACGGCGCCACGGCCGTCGTGCGCCGCGCCCGCTGCCTCCCGCTCGGCGGCGAGGTCGTCGCCGTCAAGATTATGAACCTCTCCCTGCGCTCCGAAGCCGACGTC AATAACGCCTCTGAAGAGGTCAAGACCATGATCCTGACGGATCACCCCAACCTCCTCAGCGCCTACTGCTCCTTCACCCAGGACGAGAACCTGTGGATCGTCATGCCCTACATGGCCGGGGGCTCCTGCTTCCACCTCATGAAATCCTCCTTCCCCAAAGGCTTCGAGGAGGAGAGGTTCATAGCCTTCGTGCTCCGTGAGACGCTCAGGGGCCTCGAGTACCTGCACGGCAAAGGCCACATACACCGAGACGTCAAG GCTGGAAACATATTGCTTGATCAGCACAAAGGAGTGAAGCTTGCGGATTTCGGAATTAGCGCCAGCGTTTATGACTCGATGATCAACAGGAACGGCAAAAGGCACACGCTTGTCGGCACGCCCTGCTG GATGGCACCTGAAGTGATGGAGCAAAAGGAATACGACTTTAA GGCAGACATTTGGTCTTTCGGAATAACTGCACTAGAACTAGCTAATGGCCACGCCCCTTTCTCTAGCCAACCTCCAGCAAAG GTCTTTCTTATGACGTTACAACATGCTCCTCCATCTCTTCATAACACAAAGGACAAGAAGTTTTCAAAT TCATTTAAGCGAATGATTGGTGCATGTTTGATAAAAGATCCATCCAAGAGGCCAACTGCGCAAATGTTACTGCAACTTCCGTTCTTCAAAAAAGTGAAGTCCGAGGATAATCATGTAAAATGCATGCTAAATAAAGTGCCATCTTTGGTTGCTAGGGTGCAAACTATAAAT GAGAATGAAGCAAAGTTGCAAGCAGAGAAGAAACCACACGATAAAATcaaagagaagacatcacat GACGAATATTGGAGAGGTATTAGTCAGTGGCACTTTGATATCGAGGACTTGAAAGCACAGGCTGAATTG TACTCGGAAGAGAATGATAGTGACGAAGAGGAGTACCTGCGTTTCCTATTTGAACTTGATACCGTGGATGAAATTGTTCCACTTCAAGATGTGCGTCCACAAAATCATGCTAGTGATGATAAGAAG ATTGTAGGTACTGAAATAGTAGAAACGCCAAGCTCAACAACTCCAATACTGATACCTCAAAG TGGGAAACAACTTGAGAATGGACCCCCTAATGGCCTTGCACGCCATGAGTCATTTGAACGACATTCAAAAGTACCTACCAAGCAACTTTCAAGAGCAG TTTCCAATGTTACGTGTATGGATGAATATGTAGAAAAAACAGCCATTCAAAAGGGTCGCTTTAAAGTAACAACGGAAGAAACG GAAGCATCTACACACAGGGAGAAGGAACTACTCGAACGTATTGCATGTTTAGAGAGGAT GCTCCAGGTTACCCAAGATGAGGTTGTGAGGCTTAAAGAAAAGG CAGAGGCAAAAGGAGCAGTGCCATGCGTCCAACAAAATAGCAAAGTACAAGGGTTGTAG